ATAACGTCAAGAACGTCGCGTGATCTATTGGGAAATTTTTAAGAATTGGTATACTATCATAAAGTTCAAATTGGTCTTTGTCATATGACTCATTTTTTACACTAAAAATAGACAGAATGGAACCCTCCAAAAATGTTCTAAAGTTATCTGTCAAAACCCTTAAATCAATATCATCGTTTATAAAATGAAATCCAGTAATTAAACCTTTATTGTTGGTATCCCCCCCGAAACTTACTCTTAAAGGCACCTTTTCTATGAGTGGCGTAAAATCAAATTCAGAAATATCAGTCCTATGGAAATAAGttaataatttgtattCTCTAATTAATGTAGCATTCCAACGGTCACATAATTTAGCCAAAGAATTTACTGAAGTTGGGTTGCTATTAAAACAACCTGGCAATTTTGTGATTGatggtttatattttaagtCAAATTCATTGATGAAAAGATCTGGTATGTCCAATTCAGGATGAAATCCATTGGTGTGTCCTTGTTGCTGTGATTCCAACAGAATGATGTCTGTGGGCTTGTACGCTTTAattatttcatttaaaatcTGAATACCAAAACCTTTTATCCACCCAGTCAAATTAATTATACAAGGCGTCAGAGGATCCGTTTGGAAAAGGTCATCGATCAATTTTTCgcaaagttttaaatatctGATTGGTTGCTCATTTGGAGATGGTGATCCAATAAAGAAagttttttgtaaaatattatgGATTGGCACAATAATCGGATTCCCTAAATGTTTATAACTGTTAGTGTTTAACTCTGTCGAGGAAATACAATTTGGGACAGAAAATTCCGGTTGACCTGGATCAAGATCTATATAATTAACTGTCATTAATTccttattgttattattattactaccatCATCGTTTTTatggaaaattttttccaataaaattCTATTGAACGTGGATTTACCACTATTCTTTCCACCTATAGTCATAACTCTTAGTCCAACTGAATTGGTggaatcaaaaaatttcataTACAACCTATCTAATGCCGATTTCCAATTGTTATCGTCAAAAGTGGTAAATTGATAGTAGTCTATTAAAGCTGGTTTCCATTCACCAAATTCCTCCGATAAATGGTcttcttttaaaagttgaaaagTGTTGTTACTCTCATTAATGTTCGTCAATTCCCAAAATTTTAGGAACTTACTGGTTAACCCTTGTgaactaattttttttaatgattgCATAATACCATtgtttgatattttaataatacacggatatttttcaaaaagatCAGCATTTTCATCCTTAATTGAA
This Saccharomycodes ludwigii strain NBRC 1722 chromosome II, whole genome shotgun sequence DNA region includes the following protein-coding sequences:
- the GRC3 gene encoding polynucleotide 5'-hydroxyl-kinase (similar to Saccharomyces cerevisiae YLL035W | GRC3 | polynucleotide kinase present on rDNA), whose product is MVFPTYDNNDDLSSCESNVDIYEVVATNKAFDTNQDITTRKENNSCSEYEDDVFQEEKDMISNTFLQVGKKKIYTMKLNVNALKIQNANSQNNSYLLFLQDNEELCLFGSACVQIVKGGIVYNTTHYNASWKVFTIWQSTSNAISTIKSSYFTSFSDINTLFFNSNSSIKDENADLFEKYPCIIKISNNGIMQSLKKISSQGLTSKFLKFWELTNINESNNTFQLLKEDHLSEEFGEWKPALIDYYQFTTFDDNNWKSALDRLYMKFFDSTNSVGLRVMTIGGKNSGKSTFNRILLEKIFHKNDDGSNNNNNKELMTVNYIDLDPGQPEFSVPNCISSTELNTNSYKHLGNPIIVPIHNILQKTFFIGSPSPNEQPIRYLKLCEKLIDDLFQTDPLTPCIINLTGWIKGFGIQILNEIIKAYKPTDIILLESQQQGHTNGFHPELDIPDLFINEFDLKYKPSITKLPGCFNSNPTSVNSLAKLCDRWNATLIREYKLLTYFHRTDISEFDFTPLIEKVPLRVSFGGDTNNKGLITGFHFINDDIDLRVLTDNFRTFLEGSILSIFSVKNESYDKDQFELYDSIPILKNFPIDHATFLTLSFIHSVNVKEKYVNLYIPEICKKKMENLRESTNFIMIRGNIEVPTEEIIPNDKFITRYCKEKKIDFVPYISFKQKRPNEHVWKVRKNIKRKSHFTK